In one Pyxidicoccus xibeiensis genomic region, the following are encoded:
- a CDS encoding type I polyketide synthase, whose amino-acid sequence MGFFAVPYDIHFDDTMAYGSHHFLTNFKFQCAGREHLLFSPYFFEVPELRRDFEQVLLLTYEGYSRNLAPAVLGDRLVVLTSVEERGEVSVRFCFRTLKSDGTPVACGFQTVLCADKAQGKLRAFPDSFGRCFEAMTNINEAEASRSFKDRALLGGAALNELFPESIRALAKSLLADPASLGASRLVDTSPVAAPAHPAKATSEPQLKPGSTAFLFAGQGTFEPELFVRLKALQPELREELAAVAEACRANGLDVTPLLAASDAVAVRGALEQAPQLDQLGIFLSGVLGARWLRRQGTGPDVYVGHSFGEIAAMTAAGALDLATGAEVVCQRIRALRTVSEDLGTLAAVALDEAETLRAIADSGTRSLELAGRNHARQTVVAGPRAELERLRDLLASRGQGFTFVPSRYPFHHQSLAPAVGAFRATLAGVPMRPPQGPIYSPIERRVYRGGHAELADALASHLVRPFDFLGAVETLVRAGCTRFVDCGTDGRLSRIVQRILPSDAPVEVTGVGATLPADAPVTVQAAEQAADSAIAVVSLGCILPGGATDPETYWQNIRQGISGIVDQGQLHPELVADFAGPAGTPDRTYTLLTGYVRDADLVPPAGMDPLRFQRYVREQKLLAIALSQALGGLETAPARVSGRIQCLLGSTADGSAEYDAALCLEAGEALLRERGEKASDLAALARAGRAVFGVEAGSSELAPHRTLQAVVTEVVGRGVSTMLLDAACASSLYAMALGMKALEAGEADLVLAGGVFSPGPGNSCLFSQFKGLSANGSRPFDERADGVIFGEGAGVVGLMRLSDAVASGLRVHAIVRGAGLSSDGRSSSANVPRSDGQVAAMEACYAASHVEPSSIQYIEAHGTATPAGDATELKSIARVFGGQRSGIQLASVKALIGHTGWAAGAASVIKLCKALEHGLFPRQSNFDRPGAELRALGSNFEVSTHEQPWPENGAWPRRAATSGFGFGGTNAHLVLEEYRGGRSAPRPLVPPSQAELVVVAAEGLFPDARGVPVAGVPTAFGARFDDGAIHLPSSVRLLPDIAEDMDPTQTLGLVVASSLVQKLGGFDKLRSGTAIILGLEGKTRRGVEATQRVLAGSTRRRLRELAQRAPEAGTLLPLADRLYAAVMEALRPSGPYTLQGMMPNVTPGRIAGALDVKGPNFVVDAGAASLAAALRAARGVLASGFELVLVGSTHVRRPGEGAGSSLPAEGVAMLAVTTAAKAEQLGLKPLCQLRMSVEGAGSAGPSRDLPPHSAGESVEVLRAVMAASEGHASTLRFHPDAATGTRLEVQLVPTGAVRPVEVQASPPAPEASGGFDHAAPIHYHAPVLVERPARSVRHAGLRGRRVLLIAQDEPMARELAAQADRLCGPEHLILHAGPSSAGGKLRGIDLSREETAEAGFDALGFEPQVILSVCRLAQGSGEAEVIADTALRHEGLELLFLAARRNYERLVSGDVELASLCIGGVGPRRTLHPMTGLFAGMLKSIGREVPARNVRAISTSPRSLPEALVLVATELGSEEEGGPSVEVCFDGNRRCVRRLRPTNVTADTTTPTLDSRSVVLLTGGGRGVTAVLAGALLKRYGCKVVLVGRSDPGEAPERVLQARDEDLAGVEREFYATELASNRAARLPELRKRFERYLAARELKATLEGLARLPGQMVYRTADVTRPEEVERVVRELAHAHGRLDLVVHGAGTQTSKKLNRRRLAELRTNLDTKLLGLRNLREACASHFGKPVPFHVLTSAFSFIGNDGQADYGAANEALDRLCAWVSDASQEVRWCSVGWLAWDGIGMTRGSEYRVLGASRQLRGIRAEEGEALFLQLVDGRPREAINVQLTESERSFYGLELLPAEAPRPSLSGPVRHELVVDATSVPCLEDHLVRGTPTLPGAWALDLMLQAALGDGRPELRTVTIEDVRFTRFIRVKPGGQQALRAECTPLADEPGRYCVQVRLTGDIVHASGVVLERDVLYAEARFTLTAEPPRNTPQLDAAKPTGQGLSVSDPYCAAGTPIELRKMFDCLEEIRLEPTARFARLGLPAAPREAGRSVPALVLDAAWRLSAMHADGVSSAVFAPLQLQRATFDRGLVEGKGGERFHLSLRSLAPRVDGDLVQCGSVAAIDDAGRLRMLIEGGLARPMA is encoded by the coding sequence ATGGGCTTCTTCGCTGTCCCGTATGACATCCACTTCGATGACACGATGGCGTACGGGAGCCATCACTTCCTCACCAACTTCAAGTTCCAGTGCGCGGGCCGGGAGCACCTGCTCTTCAGTCCGTACTTCTTCGAGGTGCCGGAGCTCCGGCGGGACTTCGAGCAGGTGCTGCTGCTCACGTACGAGGGCTACTCGCGCAACCTGGCCCCGGCCGTCCTGGGCGACCGGCTCGTGGTGCTGACCTCCGTCGAGGAGCGGGGCGAGGTGTCGGTGCGCTTCTGCTTCCGGACCCTGAAGAGTGATGGCACCCCGGTGGCCTGTGGGTTCCAGACCGTCCTGTGCGCGGACAAGGCACAGGGCAAGCTCCGAGCGTTCCCCGACTCCTTCGGGCGCTGCTTCGAGGCGATGACGAACATCAACGAGGCCGAGGCCTCGCGGAGCTTCAAGGACCGCGCGCTGCTCGGGGGCGCGGCCCTCAACGAGCTGTTCCCGGAGTCCATCCGGGCGCTGGCGAAGTCGCTGCTGGCGGACCCCGCGTCGCTCGGTGCCTCCCGGCTGGTGGACACGTCGCCCGTGGCGGCTCCTGCCCACCCGGCGAAGGCCACGTCCGAGCCGCAGCTGAAGCCCGGATCCACGGCCTTCCTCTTCGCGGGGCAGGGGACGTTCGAGCCGGAGCTGTTCGTCCGGCTGAAGGCGCTGCAGCCGGAGCTGCGCGAGGAGCTGGCGGCGGTCGCGGAGGCCTGCCGAGCGAACGGGCTCGACGTGACGCCGTTGCTCGCGGCCAGTGACGCGGTCGCGGTCAGGGGCGCGCTCGAGCAGGCACCGCAGCTCGACCAGCTCGGCATCTTCCTGTCCGGGGTGCTGGGGGCGCGGTGGCTGCGCCGGCAGGGCACGGGGCCGGACGTGTACGTGGGGCACAGCTTCGGGGAGATTGCCGCGATGACGGCGGCCGGAGCGCTGGACCTGGCGACGGGAGCGGAGGTGGTCTGCCAGCGCATCCGGGCGCTGCGGACGGTCTCGGAGGACCTGGGGACGCTCGCGGCCGTCGCGCTCGACGAGGCGGAGACCTTGCGGGCCATCGCGGACTCCGGCACCCGGAGCCTCGAGCTTGCCGGCCGCAACCATGCCCGGCAGACGGTGGTCGCGGGCCCGCGCGCGGAGCTGGAGCGGCTTCGGGACCTCCTCGCGAGCCGGGGGCAGGGGTTCACCTTCGTCCCCAGCCGCTACCCCTTCCACCACCAGAGCCTCGCGCCGGCGGTGGGGGCGTTTCGTGCCACGCTGGCCGGGGTACCCATGCGTCCGCCCCAGGGGCCCATCTACTCGCCCATCGAGCGGCGCGTGTATCGCGGTGGGCATGCCGAGCTGGCGGACGCACTGGCCTCCCACCTGGTTCGGCCCTTCGACTTCCTGGGCGCGGTGGAGACGCTGGTGCGCGCGGGCTGCACCCGCTTCGTGGACTGCGGGACGGACGGGCGGCTGTCGCGCATCGTCCAGCGCATCCTTCCTTCCGACGCGCCCGTCGAGGTGACCGGCGTTGGCGCGACGCTTCCGGCCGATGCACCGGTGACGGTGCAAGCCGCGGAGCAGGCCGCGGACTCCGCGATTGCGGTGGTGTCCCTCGGCTGCATCCTGCCGGGCGGAGCCACGGACCCGGAGACGTACTGGCAGAACATCCGGCAGGGCATCAGCGGCATCGTGGACCAGGGGCAGCTCCACCCGGAGCTGGTGGCGGACTTCGCGGGACCGGCGGGCACGCCGGACCGTACCTATACGCTGCTGACGGGGTACGTGCGGGATGCGGACCTGGTGCCTCCGGCCGGGATGGACCCCCTCCGGTTCCAGCGCTACGTCCGGGAGCAGAAGCTGCTGGCCATCGCGCTCTCGCAGGCCCTGGGCGGCCTGGAGACGGCGCCGGCCCGCGTGTCCGGGCGCATCCAGTGCCTGCTGGGCTCCACGGCGGATGGCTCCGCCGAGTACGACGCCGCGCTGTGCCTGGAGGCAGGGGAAGCCCTGCTGCGTGAGCGGGGGGAGAAGGCTTCGGACCTCGCCGCCCTTGCTCGCGCGGGACGGGCGGTCTTCGGTGTGGAGGCCGGGTCCTCCGAGCTGGCCCCGCACCGGACGCTCCAGGCCGTGGTGACGGAGGTGGTCGGACGTGGCGTCTCCACGATGCTGCTGGACGCCGCTTGTGCCTCCTCCCTCTACGCCATGGCGCTGGGCATGAAGGCACTCGAAGCCGGAGAGGCCGACCTGGTCCTGGCGGGAGGCGTCTTCTCACCGGGGCCCGGCAACAGCTGTCTCTTCTCGCAGTTCAAGGGCCTGTCCGCCAATGGGAGCCGGCCCTTCGACGAGCGGGCGGACGGCGTCATCTTCGGCGAGGGCGCGGGCGTGGTCGGCCTGATGCGCCTGTCGGACGCGGTGGCGTCCGGTCTGCGGGTCCACGCCATCGTCCGGGGGGCAGGGCTCTCCAGTGATGGGCGGAGCAGCTCGGCCAACGTGCCGCGCTCGGACGGGCAGGTGGCCGCGATGGAGGCGTGCTACGCGGCGTCCCACGTCGAGCCCTCCAGCATCCAGTACATCGAGGCCCACGGGACGGCCACGCCGGCCGGGGATGCCACCGAGCTCAAGTCCATTGCGCGGGTCTTCGGCGGCCAGCGCAGTGGTATCCAGCTCGCCAGCGTCAAGGCCTTGATTGGCCACACGGGTTGGGCGGCGGGCGCCGCCTCGGTCATCAAGCTGTGCAAGGCGCTCGAACACGGGCTCTTCCCCCGGCAGTCCAACTTCGACCGGCCCGGGGCCGAACTGCGCGCGCTCGGGTCGAACTTCGAGGTGAGCACGCACGAGCAGCCCTGGCCGGAGAATGGAGCCTGGCCTCGCCGTGCCGCCACGAGTGGCTTCGGCTTCGGGGGCACCAACGCGCACCTGGTCCTCGAGGAGTACCGGGGCGGACGGTCCGCGCCGCGCCCCCTGGTGCCTCCTTCCCAAGCTGAGCTCGTGGTGGTGGCCGCGGAGGGGCTGTTCCCGGACGCGCGAGGTGTTCCCGTGGCGGGAGTGCCGACGGCGTTCGGTGCGCGCTTCGATGACGGCGCCATCCACCTGCCGTCCTCGGTGCGCCTGCTGCCGGACATCGCGGAGGACATGGACCCGACGCAGACGCTCGGTCTGGTCGTCGCCAGCTCGCTCGTGCAGAAGCTCGGTGGCTTCGACAAGCTGCGCTCGGGGACGGCCATCATCCTGGGGCTCGAGGGGAAGACCCGCCGCGGCGTGGAGGCCACCCAGCGCGTGCTGGCCGGCTCCACGAGGCGCCGGCTTCGCGAGCTCGCCCAGCGCGCTCCCGAGGCCGGCACGCTGCTCCCGCTGGCGGACCGTCTTTACGCGGCGGTGATGGAGGCGCTCCGGCCCTCCGGCCCGTACACGCTCCAGGGGATGATGCCCAACGTCACGCCCGGACGCATCGCGGGGGCGCTCGACGTCAAGGGCCCCAACTTCGTGGTCGACGCGGGGGCAGCGTCGCTGGCCGCGGCGCTCCGGGCCGCGCGCGGCGTGCTGGCGAGTGGGTTCGAGCTGGTGCTCGTGGGCAGCACGCACGTCCGTCGGCCGGGTGAAGGGGCGGGTTCGTCCCTTCCGGCCGAGGGGGTGGCGATGCTGGCGGTCACCACCGCCGCGAAGGCCGAGCAGCTGGGCCTGAAGCCCCTGTGCCAGCTCCGCATGTCGGTCGAGGGTGCTGGGAGCGCCGGGCCGAGCCGCGACCTCCCTCCGCACTCGGCTGGCGAGAGCGTGGAGGTGCTCCGAGCGGTGATGGCCGCGTCGGAAGGGCATGCCTCCACGCTGCGGTTCCATCCGGATGCCGCGACCGGGACCCGACTGGAGGTCCAGCTCGTGCCCACAGGGGCCGTGAGACCCGTCGAGGTCCAGGCGTCGCCGCCCGCACCGGAGGCGTCCGGAGGCTTCGACCATGCGGCGCCCATCCACTACCACGCGCCCGTGCTCGTCGAGCGTCCTGCCCGGTCCGTCCGGCATGCGGGACTCCGCGGCCGGCGCGTGCTGCTCATCGCGCAGGACGAGCCGATGGCCCGTGAGCTCGCGGCCCAGGCGGACCGGCTGTGTGGGCCGGAGCACCTCATCCTCCACGCGGGGCCCTCCAGCGCTGGAGGGAAGCTGCGTGGTATCGACCTCTCGCGTGAGGAGACGGCGGAGGCCGGCTTCGACGCCCTCGGCTTCGAGCCACAGGTCATCCTCTCCGTCTGCCGGTTGGCGCAGGGCTCAGGGGAGGCCGAGGTGATTGCCGACACGGCCCTGCGCCACGAGGGGCTGGAGCTGCTCTTCCTCGCCGCGCGGCGGAACTACGAGCGCCTGGTCTCGGGCGACGTCGAGCTGGCGAGCCTGTGCATCGGCGGTGTCGGCCCTCGGAGGACGCTGCACCCCATGACAGGGCTGTTCGCGGGGATGCTCAAGTCCATCGGCCGCGAGGTTCCCGCCCGGAACGTCCGGGCCATCTCGACGTCGCCGCGCTCCCTCCCGGAGGCGCTCGTGCTCGTCGCCACGGAGCTCGGGTCCGAAGAGGAGGGGGGGCCATCGGTGGAGGTCTGCTTCGATGGCAACCGGCGCTGCGTCCGGCGCCTGCGGCCGACGAACGTCACGGCCGACACTACGACGCCCACCCTGGACTCGCGGTCGGTGGTCCTGCTCACGGGTGGGGGACGCGGCGTGACGGCCGTGCTGGCCGGAGCGCTGCTGAAGCGGTACGGGTGCAAGGTGGTGCTCGTCGGCCGGAGTGATCCGGGCGAAGCCCCCGAGCGCGTGCTCCAGGCGCGCGACGAGGACCTCGCGGGCGTGGAGCGGGAGTTCTACGCCACCGAGCTGGCCAGCAACCGCGCTGCCCGACTGCCCGAGCTGCGCAAGCGCTTCGAGCGGTACCTCGCGGCACGCGAGCTGAAAGCCACGCTCGAGGGGCTGGCACGGCTTCCAGGTCAGATGGTCTACCGGACGGCTGATGTGACCCGGCCCGAGGAGGTGGAGCGGGTGGTGCGGGAGCTCGCCCACGCGCATGGGCGCCTGGACCTGGTGGTCCACGGCGCCGGCACGCAGACGTCGAAGAAGCTCAACCGTCGTCGCCTCGCCGAGCTGCGGACGAACCTGGACACCAAGCTGCTCGGGCTCCGCAACCTTCGCGAGGCCTGCGCGAGCCACTTCGGAAAGCCAGTCCCGTTCCACGTCCTCACCTCCGCGTTCAGCTTCATTGGCAATGACGGGCAGGCGGACTACGGCGCGGCCAACGAGGCGCTGGACCGGCTCTGCGCCTGGGTCAGCGATGCCAGCCAGGAGGTCCGCTGGTGCAGCGTGGGATGGCTGGCCTGGGACGGCATCGGGATGACGCGGGGCTCGGAGTACCGCGTGCTCGGCGCCAGCCGCCAGCTTCGCGGAATCCGCGCCGAGGAGGGGGAGGCGCTGTTCCTCCAGCTCGTCGACGGCCGGCCGCGCGAAGCCATCAACGTGCAGCTCACCGAGAGCGAGCGCTCGTTCTACGGCCTGGAGCTGCTGCCCGCGGAGGCGCCGAGGCCGAGCCTGTCCGGGCCGGTGCGGCATGAGCTGGTGGTGGATGCGACGAGCGTCCCCTGCCTGGAGGACCACCTCGTCCGGGGCACACCCACGCTGCCCGGGGCCTGGGCGCTGGACCTGATGCTGCAGGCGGCGCTGGGGGATGGGCGGCCGGAGCTGCGCACCGTCACCATCGAGGATGTGCGCTTCACCCGCTTCATCCGCGTCAAGCCGGGAGGACAGCAGGCCCTGCGCGCCGAGTGCACCCCGCTGGCCGACGAGCCCGGGCGTTACTGCGTGCAGGTCCGGCTGACCGGAGACATCGTCCATGCCTCCGGGGTGGTGCTCGAGCGGGACGTCCTCTACGCCGAGGCGCGCTTCACGTTGACGGCGGAGCCTCCCAGGAACACGCCACAGCTCGATGCCGCGAAGCCTACGGGGCAGGGGCTGAGCGTGAGTGACCCCTACTGCGCCGCCGGGACGCCCATCGAGCTGCGCAAGATGTTCGACTGCCTGGAGGAGATCCGGCTCGAGCCGACGGCCCGGTTCGCGAGGCTCGGCCTGCCGGCGGCGCCGCGGGAGGCGGGGCGCAGTGTCCCCGCGCTGGTCCTGGACGCGGCCTGGCGGCTGAGCGCGATGCACGCGGACGGGGTGTCGAGCGCGGTGTTCGCCCCGCTCCAGCTCCAGCGGGCCACGTTCGACCGGGGCCTGGTGGAAGGGAAGGGTGGGGAGCGGTTCCACCTGTCCCTGCGCTCGCTCGCGCCACGTGTGGATGGGGACCTGGTCCAGTGCGGCAGCGTCGCGGCCATCGACGACGCGGGGCGGCTCCGGATGCTCATCGAAGGCGGCCTTGCCCGCCCCATGGCCTGA
- a CDS encoding fatty acid desaturase family protein: MTSSTVPTAPIPVDDFRRLRSELRRAMPPEAFKHQPHRGVIALALVPVMMALVWAVASGRLPWWACLLISFTLGQMLITVGFAAHEALHHSVFRSKALEDVLGWVGFSPFLVTPGTWRAWHVQAHHSAANIHVRDPDILPRQHEWRTQWFARVIHFLSAGSGSWLSYLSFTFFFTAQGQAFLWFYSGQPQFKQVRMNRVRERVLTVLLALGWGALGWAMGPRGALYALILPHVFGNITLMIYIATNHWLQPASETVDNPFVNTASVTTHPVMDLIHWNFSYHQEHHIFPAMSPRFAPLLREHLRTLNPEASIVYPHLKALRMLYSRPALYAADGRTLVGPEGTPSVTTEELRRRLERPSMSLLNQEA, from the coding sequence ATGACCTCCTCTACCGTTCCGACAGCTCCCATCCCGGTCGACGACTTCCGGCGGCTCCGCTCCGAGCTGCGACGCGCGATGCCTCCGGAGGCGTTCAAGCATCAGCCCCACCGGGGCGTCATCGCGCTGGCGCTCGTGCCCGTGATGATGGCCCTGGTGTGGGCAGTGGCGAGCGGGCGCCTGCCCTGGTGGGCCTGCCTCCTCATCTCGTTCACGCTCGGGCAGATGCTCATCACCGTCGGCTTCGCTGCCCACGAGGCGCTGCACCACTCCGTGTTCCGCAGCAAGGCGCTCGAGGACGTCCTCGGGTGGGTCGGGTTCAGTCCGTTCCTGGTGACTCCGGGCACCTGGCGGGCGTGGCACGTCCAGGCCCACCACAGCGCGGCGAACATCCACGTGAGGGACCCGGACATCCTCCCGCGCCAGCACGAGTGGCGCACGCAGTGGTTCGCGAGGGTCATCCACTTCCTGTCCGCGGGGTCGGGCTCGTGGCTCAGCTACCTGAGCTTCACGTTCTTCTTCACCGCCCAGGGACAGGCCTTCCTCTGGTTCTACAGCGGCCAGCCCCAGTTCAAGCAGGTGCGCATGAACCGCGTCCGGGAGCGCGTCCTCACGGTGCTCCTGGCGCTCGGCTGGGGGGCGCTGGGCTGGGCCATGGGGCCGAGGGGGGCGCTCTACGCGCTCATCCTCCCGCACGTGTTCGGCAACATCACGCTGATGATCTACATCGCCACCAACCACTGGCTGCAGCCGGCGTCGGAGACGGTGGACAACCCCTTCGTGAACACGGCCAGCGTGACGACGCATCCGGTGATGGACCTGATTCACTGGAACTTCAGCTACCACCAGGAGCATCACATCTTCCCGGCGATGAGCCCGAGGTTCGCCCCGCTCCTGCGTGAGCACCTGCGCACGCTGAATCCCGAGGCGTCCATCGTCTATCCGCACCTCAAGGCGTTGCGGATGCTGTACTCGCGCCCGGCGCTCTATGCGGCGGATGGACGCACGCTGGTGGGGCCGGAGGGCACTCCGTCCGTCACCACCGAGGAGCTGCGGCGCAGGCTCGAGCGTCCGTCGATGAGCCTGTTGAACCAGGAGGCGTAG
- a CDS encoding APC family permease, translating into MAPSPPANDPGAQAPASREGYSRRVGLFSGVMLVIGGIIGSGIFLNPAIVAQRVHTPGLTLGVWLLGGVVALIGAFVYGELGQRFPKAGGSYVYLRDAFGPLPAFLNAWGMMLMIATGAIAAVAVTFANYTLALTGLSADYRLPLAVGAIVLLSGVNYFGVRPGALTQNVFTVLKLVALAVLIGAGLFLAGASPAVVEDAVPAAPDSIVLAIGAALVPVLFSYGGWQQTNFVAEEMVNPERNLPRALLLGVIGVVTVYLLANLTYLRTLGAGGLAASSAPAADALGHLLGPAGRSFITAGVAISTFGFLNLVILVSPRVYQAMAADGLFFPQLARLHPRYRTPTAAILFQAVWAILLTFTGTYGELLDYVVFADWLVFGATAATLFVYRARENKGLVPRAAYRVPGYPITPLLFIAAALYVVLGSTASNPLNALKGTLLLGAGVPVFLYWRRRRERAGATGVQVVGEQ; encoded by the coding sequence ATGGCCCCTTCCCCTCCCGCAAACGACCCAGGAGCGCAGGCACCCGCGTCGCGTGAAGGCTATTCGCGGCGCGTCGGCCTCTTCTCGGGGGTGATGCTCGTCATCGGCGGCATCATCGGCTCGGGCATCTTCCTCAACCCCGCCATCGTCGCGCAGCGGGTGCACACGCCCGGGCTGACGCTGGGCGTGTGGCTGCTCGGGGGCGTGGTGGCGCTCATCGGCGCCTTCGTCTACGGCGAGCTGGGGCAGCGCTTTCCCAAGGCCGGCGGCAGCTACGTCTACCTGCGCGACGCCTTCGGCCCGCTGCCGGCGTTCCTCAACGCCTGGGGCATGATGCTGATGATTGCCACCGGCGCCATCGCGGCCGTGGCGGTGACCTTCGCCAACTACACCCTCGCGTTGACGGGCCTGTCGGCCGACTACCGGCTCCCGCTCGCCGTGGGCGCCATCGTCCTGCTCTCCGGGGTGAACTACTTCGGCGTGCGGCCCGGAGCCCTCACGCAGAACGTCTTCACCGTGCTCAAGCTGGTGGCCCTCGCGGTGCTCATCGGCGCCGGACTGTTCCTCGCAGGGGCGTCGCCCGCGGTGGTGGAAGACGCCGTCCCGGCAGCGCCCGACTCCATCGTGCTCGCCATTGGCGCGGCGCTCGTCCCGGTCCTCTTCAGCTACGGCGGATGGCAGCAGACGAACTTCGTGGCCGAGGAGATGGTCAACCCCGAGCGCAACCTGCCTCGCGCCCTCCTCCTCGGCGTCATCGGCGTGGTGACGGTGTACCTGCTCGCGAACCTCACCTACCTGCGCACGCTCGGCGCCGGGGGGCTCGCGGCGAGCAGTGCGCCCGCGGCGGATGCACTCGGCCACCTGCTCGGGCCGGCGGGCCGCTCGTTCATCACCGCAGGCGTGGCCATCTCCACCTTCGGCTTCCTCAACCTCGTCATCCTCGTCTCGCCCCGCGTCTACCAGGCCATGGCCGCGGACGGGCTGTTCTTTCCCCAGCTCGCCCGGCTGCACCCCCGCTACCGCACGCCCACGGCGGCCATCCTCTTCCAGGCCGTGTGGGCCATCCTCCTCACCTTCACGGGGACGTACGGCGAGCTGCTCGACTACGTCGTCTTCGCCGACTGGCTCGTCTTCGGCGCCACCGCCGCGACGCTCTTCGTGTACCGCGCCCGTGAGAACAAGGGACTGGTGCCCCGCGCGGCCTACCGGGTGCCCGGCTATCCCATCACCCCGCTCCTCTTCATCGCCGCCGCCCTCTACGTCGTGCTGGGCTCGACGGCCTCCAATCCCCTCAACGCGCTCAAGGGCACCCTGCTGCTCGGGGCGGGTGTCCCCGTGTTCCTCTACTGGCGTCGGCGCAGGGAGCGGGCCGGAGCCACGGGCGTGCAGGTCGTGGGCGAGCAGTGA